One genomic region from Lynx canadensis isolate LIC74 chromosome E1, mLynCan4.pri.v2, whole genome shotgun sequence encodes:
- the CANT1 gene encoding soluble calcium-activated nucleotidase 1 isoform X3, producing the protein MALPPLLWMWLLVAGTQGVKDGDVRLADGDSTNEGRVEIFYRGQWGTVCDNLWDLTDASVVCRALGFENATQALGRAAFGPGAGPIMLDEVECTGTESSLAECKSLGWLRSNCRHNQDAGVICTNETRGAHTLDLSDELPAALEWIFDSQRGCDLSIRVRVKDDEEEGLDVCGHRLILSTNPEAEALWKEPGPTVTMEVDAECLPVVRDFIRYFYSRRLDVSLTSVKCFHKLASAYGAWRLQSFCASLFAILLPEDASFQTPLDLYAYALATRDPMLEELCVRFLAWNFEALTQAEAWPSIPTALLQVLLSRSDLAVRSELALLMAVDAWSQEKQPSHGEVEGLLDEIRFPMMLPETLFELQFNLSLYRGHEALFQKKTLQALEFHTVPFRLLAQYRGLNLSDDAYQPRLYTSPTWSANISGDSQASSGYPYIPNWSFQTPQHPSFLFQNKLVSWSLLYLPTVQSCWDYQFSCTADEVPLLGLSKSTYSDPTIGYQSKALMLCEGRFVADVTDFLGQKASIPDALGTNSSRSASLFPCPEGSFTSFQAVIRPFYLTNSSDVN; encoded by the exons ATGGCCCTCCCACCACTCCTCTGGATGTGGCTGCTGGTTGCAGGGACCCAAG GTGTGAAAGATGGGGACGTGCGGCTGGCCGACGGGGACAGCACCAATGAGGGCCGCGTGGAGATCTTCTACAGAGGCCAGTGGGGGACGGTGTGTGACAACCTGTGGGACCTGACGGATGCCAGCGTCGTCTGCCGGGCCCTGGGCTTTGAGAACGCCAcccaggctctgggcagagccGCCTTCGGGCCAG GCGCGGGCCCTATCATGCTGGACGAGGTGGAGTGCACGGGGACAGAGTCGTCGCTGGCCGAGTGCAAGTCCCTGGGCTGGCTGAGGAGCAACTGCAGGCACAATCAGGACGCCGGCGTGATCTGCACCAACG AAACCCGCGGTGCCCACACCCTTGACCTGTCGGATGAGCTCCCTGCGGCTCTCGAGTGGATCTTTGACAGCCAGAGGGGCTGTGACCTGTCCATCAGGGTGAGGGTGAAGGACGACGAGGAGGAGGGCCTAGACGTGTGTGGTCACAGGCTGATCCTGTCAACCAACCCCGAGGCCGAGGCCCTGTGGAAGGAGCCTGGCCCCACCGTCACCATGGAGGTGGACGCAGAGTGCCTGCCTGTCGTCAGAGACTTTATCAG GTACTTCTACTCCCGAAGGTTGGACGTCTCCCTGACGTCTGTGAAGTGCTTCCACAAGCTCGCCTCCGCCTACGGGGCCTGGCGGCTGCAGAGTTTCTGCGCGAGCCTCTTTGCCATCCTCCTCCCCGAGGACGCCTCCTTCCAGACGCCCCTGGACCTCTATGCCTATGCACTGGCCACCCGGGACCCCATGCTGGAGGAGCTCTGCGTGCGGTTCCTGGCCTGGAACTTCGAGGCCCTGACGCAGGCCGAGGCCTGGCCGAGCATCCCCACGGCCCTGCTGCAAGTCCTGCTCTCCAGGAGCGACCTGGCCGTGCGCAGCGAGCTGGCCCTGCTGATGGCCGTGGACGCGTGGAGCCAGGAGAAGCAGCCCTCCCACGGGGAGGTGGAAGGCCTTCTGGACGAGATCCGGTTCCCCATGATGCTGCCCGAGACCCTGTTCGAGCTGCAGTTTAACCTGTCCCTGTACCGGGGTCACGAGGCACTCTTCCAGAAGAAGACTCTGCAGGCGCTGGAGTTCCACACCGTGCCCTTCCGGCTGCTGGCCCAGTACAGAGGCCTGAACCTCAGCGACGACGCCTACCAGCCCCGGCTGTATACCTCGCCCACCTGGAGTGCCAACATCTCGGGCGATTCCCAGGCCTCGTCCGGCTACCCGTACATTCCAAACTGGTCCTTCCAGACCCCACAGCACCCCAGCTTCCTGTTCCAGAACAAGCTCGTCTCCTGGTCGCTCCTGTACCTTCCCACCGTCCAGAGCTGCTGGGACTACCAGTTCTCGTGCACCGCGGACGAGGTCCCCCTCCTGGGCCTCTCCAAGTCCACCTACTCGGATCCCACCATCGGCTACCAAAGCAAGGCTCTGATGCTCTGCGAGGGGCGCTTCGTGGCGGACGTCACCGACTTCCTGGGACAGAAGGCCTCGATCCCCGACGCCCTGGGCACCAACAGCTCCAGGAgcgcctccctcttcccctgcccggAAGGGTCCTTCACCAGCTTCCAAGCGGTCATCCGCCCCTTCTACCTGACCAACTCCTCCGACGTGAACTAG